One genomic window of Desmospora activa DSM 45169 includes the following:
- a CDS encoding M24 family metallopeptidase, translated as MNTITLLDTAVEVNQRLKRVRSWMDERGLDALLLRKRRSFSWLTGGRLNHIGLSVSEGVADLLLLPDRLVCVTTSMESARIAEEELVGLDIEMETADWTEGTAGVLDRLCQGLRVGGDVFVSLPSAHTFVALTAEVAALSWVLDPSERRRYRELSLSAARVLESVCRDVRPGVTEYEVAAEVAHRTWAQGMRTPVVLVAADERISRFRHPLPTNNRLKKHLMLVLCAERWGLVTNLTRMVHFGPLPDEIERRRQELAEIDAAMITATRPDVPLSQVFAQAVEGYQEAGYPDSWRWLHQGGPTGYASREGFATPDNQDVVRLHQAFAWNPSLPGLKSEDTILVGEKENEVLTHTGEWVYLNVKQAKGTILRPDILVGES; from the coding sequence ATGAATACGATAACGCTGTTGGATACTGCGGTAGAAGTAAACCAGCGTTTGAAACGGGTTCGATCCTGGATGGATGAACGGGGGTTGGATGCTCTGCTCCTGCGGAAACGGCGAAGCTTCTCGTGGTTGACGGGAGGACGCTTAAATCACATTGGATTAAGTGTGTCAGAGGGGGTGGCAGATCTACTGTTGCTACCTGATCGTTTGGTATGTGTGACGACCAGCATGGAGTCCGCCCGCATCGCGGAGGAAGAATTGGTCGGACTGGATATAGAGATGGAAACGGCGGATTGGACCGAGGGAACCGCAGGTGTGTTGGATCGTCTCTGTCAGGGGCTGCGGGTGGGGGGAGATGTTTTTGTTTCGCTGCCGTCTGCTCACACCTTTGTTGCACTCACCGCTGAAGTGGCAGCCCTCTCGTGGGTTCTGGACCCGTCGGAACGACGCCGCTATCGGGAGTTGAGCTTGTCTGCCGCCCGGGTGTTGGAATCGGTTTGTCGCGATGTCCGTCCCGGCGTAACTGAGTATGAAGTGGCGGCTGAAGTGGCGCACCGCACCTGGGCCCAAGGGATGCGGACGCCGGTGGTGCTGGTGGCGGCAGATGAGCGCATCAGCCGTTTTCGCCACCCGTTGCCGACGAATAACAGGCTGAAAAAGCATCTAATGCTGGTTTTATGTGCGGAACGATGGGGGTTAGTCACCAATCTTACCCGGATGGTCCATTTTGGTCCCCTGCCGGATGAAATCGAGAGGCGGCGGCAAGAACTGGCGGAGATTGATGCCGCCATGATTACCGCCACCCGTCCGGATGTTCCGCTCTCCCAGGTGTTTGCTCAGGCGGTGGAAGGGTATCAAGAGGCGGGTTATCCTGATTCCTGGCGCTGGTTGCATCAGGGTGGTCCTACCGGATATGCATCGCGAGAAGGGTTTGCTACACCAGATAACCAAGATGTGGTTCGCTTACACCAAGCCTTTGCCTGGAATCCCTCCTTGCCGGGATTAAAATCGGAAGATACGATACTGGTAGGGGAAAAAGAGAACGAGGTTCTTACCCATACCGGAGAGTGGGTCTATCTAAACGTCAAACAAGCGAAGGGAACGATTTTACGTCCGGATATTCTGGTGGGGGAGTCATAA
- the galE gene encoding UDP-glucose 4-epimerase GalE, whose protein sequence is MAILVTGGAGYIGSHTVRWLQEAGEEVVVLDHLRTGHRKAVQHSPLIEGDIRDREELDRLFQTYSIEAVIHFAASSLVGESTQRPLDYYDNNINGTRTLLAAMADHGVDRIVFSSTAAVYGEPKRVPILETDSTAPASPYGETKWAIEHMLGWAEQAHGIRFVCLRYFNAAGAWDRDLGEDHDPETHLVPLVLKTALGQRETITVFGDDYPTPDGTCIRDYVHVKDLAHAHALALKRLREGGASGIYNLGSGTGFSVRQVIEEAERVTGRTITVTSGPRRAGDPAVLIASHERARQELGWEPTHTRLETIISSAWEWHYHHPDGFADEKGGGK, encoded by the coding sequence ATGGCGATCCTCGTAACCGGTGGTGCCGGTTATATCGGCAGCCATACGGTACGTTGGTTACAGGAAGCGGGGGAAGAGGTGGTAGTACTGGATCATTTGCGTACCGGTCATCGCAAAGCAGTGCAACACTCCCCCTTGATCGAGGGCGATATCCGTGATCGGGAAGAGTTGGACCGGCTGTTCCAAACTTATTCGATCGAGGCAGTGATCCATTTTGCAGCCTCATCCTTAGTGGGTGAAAGCACACAGCGTCCCCTGGATTACTATGACAACAACATCAACGGAACGCGCACACTGTTGGCAGCGATGGCGGACCACGGAGTGGATAGGATTGTCTTCTCCTCCACAGCGGCGGTCTACGGCGAACCAAAGCGAGTTCCCATCCTGGAGACGGACTCCACCGCTCCCGCTTCTCCTTACGGGGAGACCAAATGGGCGATTGAGCATATGTTGGGCTGGGCGGAACAGGCGCATGGCATTCGCTTCGTTTGTTTGCGCTATTTTAACGCAGCAGGAGCCTGGGATCGAGATCTGGGGGAAGATCATGATCCGGAGACCCATTTGGTGCCGTTGGTGTTAAAGACGGCATTGGGGCAGCGGGAGACGATTACGGTTTTTGGCGACGATTATCCCACGCCCGATGGAACCTGTATCCGCGATTATGTCCATGTGAAGGATTTGGCTCATGCGCATGCTTTGGCGCTGAAGCGGCTACGTGAAGGGGGAGCGAGCGGGATCTATAACCTTGGGAGTGGAACCGGTTTTTCCGTACGACAAGTGATTGAGGAGGCGGAACGGGTGACCGGCCGTACGATTACGGTAACGAGTGGCCCGCGGCGTGCCGGTGATCCTGCTGTCTTGATCGCATCCCATGAGCGGGCTCGACAGGAATTGGGATGGGAACCGACTCACACCCGATTAGAAACGATTATCAGCAGCGCGTGGGAGTGGCATTATCATCATCCCGACGGTTTTGCAGATGAAAAAGGAGGCGGCAAATGA
- a CDS encoding galactokinase, giving the protein MKGSAHLYDAFQQKFTAKPTQLFFAPGRINLIGDHTDYSGGFVFPAALDVGTWVAVRPRSDGKFRLASTQFPETWEGMGADVGDATVGGWTRYPRGVIRVMKEEGAALSGADLLFAGDMPVSAGLSSSASIQMATATALAALEPEKRWEKPALAHLVQKAENEFIGVQCGILDPFTSVMGREGHGILLRCDHMQFEWIPLELGDYQLIIIHSGKERGLDGSRYNERRAELEQGWRQLSALLPPDCRLADVTAEQWERLVPHLTSDESIKRLQHVITENDRVQQSAEALKRGDVAAFGKWMAASHRSLRDQYEVTGYELDALFEAAMADSACVGSRMTGAGFGGCTVHLVKATEAEGFVERVTTHYGKKTGLTPRVIPCRIGAGARERTQEVFSWRSS; this is encoded by the coding sequence ATGAAAGGGAGCGCACATTTGTATGATGCTTTTCAGCAAAAGTTTACTGCAAAGCCAACCCAGTTGTTTTTCGCCCCAGGACGGATTAATCTGATCGGGGATCACACGGATTATAGCGGTGGATTTGTATTTCCCGCCGCCTTGGATGTGGGGACATGGGTGGCTGTGCGTCCGCGATCGGATGGAAAGTTCCGTCTGGCATCGACACAGTTTCCGGAAACATGGGAAGGAATGGGGGCGGATGTCGGTGATGCAACTGTGGGCGGGTGGACCCGATATCCCCGCGGTGTCATTCGGGTGATGAAAGAGGAAGGGGCCGCATTGTCGGGAGCTGACCTGTTGTTTGCAGGGGATATGCCGGTAAGCGCCGGTCTCTCCTCGTCGGCGTCGATTCAAATGGCGACAGCGACGGCTCTGGCGGCGTTAGAACCGGAAAAGCGCTGGGAGAAACCGGCGTTGGCGCATCTGGTACAAAAGGCGGAAAATGAGTTTATCGGTGTGCAATGCGGTATTTTGGATCCGTTTACATCGGTGATGGGGCGAGAAGGACACGGTATTTTGCTCCGTTGCGATCATATGCAGTTTGAATGGATTCCCCTTGAGTTGGGCGACTATCAGCTGATCATCATTCATAGCGGCAAAGAACGGGGGTTGGACGGCTCCCGGTACAATGAGCGGCGAGCCGAATTGGAACAGGGATGGCGTCAACTGTCAGCGCTACTCCCGCCGGACTGTCGACTGGCCGATGTTACTGCCGAGCAGTGGGAGCGATTGGTGCCTCATCTTACTTCAGATGAATCGATCAAGCGCTTACAGCATGTCATCACCGAAAATGACCGCGTGCAACAGTCGGCGGAAGCGTTGAAACGAGGGGATGTAGCGGCGTTCGGTAAATGGATGGCCGCCTCTCACCGCTCGTTGCGCGATCAGTATGAAGTGACGGGATACGAACTGGATGCCCTGTTTGAAGCGGCGATGGCAGATTCCGCTTGTGTCGGTTCACGGATGACAGGGGCCGGATTTGGCGGGTGTACGGTTCATCTGGTAAAGGCGACGGAGGCGGAAGGGTTTGTGGAGCGAGTGACAACCCACTATGGCAAGAAGACAGGCTTGACACCGCGGGTGATTCCCTGCCGCATCGGAGCAGGAGCCCGCGAACGGACACAGGAGGTGTTTTCATGGCGATCCTCGTAA
- the galT gene encoding galactose-1-phosphate uridylyltransferase: MELRYNPLLDDWTMVASNRKNRPNMPKTDCPFCPGSGKVPEHYDVWKYDNDFPALMPDPPAPDLVGSGLYQTKPAIGKCEVILYSPDHTATLPELPVSHIEKLIDLWTNRFVELEKDPHHQYILIFENRGEEVGVTMPHPHGQIYAYSQMPLKIGTELHNCRRHFERTGSCLLCDMNQEERAFGKRIIAENDGFSAYLPFFTDYPYGLFITSKRHLTGLDQLTAAERTALASILREMTGAFDQLFERPFPYMMVLHQRPVNGEDVEEHYHFHIEFYPPLREADKLKYYASSEMGAWAACNPHAVEETAEQLRAAHQRFIEREGG, translated from the coding sequence ATGGAGCTGCGCTATAACCCCTTGTTGGACGATTGGACAATGGTCGCTTCCAACCGCAAAAACCGCCCCAATATGCCCAAGACCGATTGCCCTTTTTGCCCGGGCTCAGGGAAAGTGCCGGAACATTACGACGTCTGGAAGTATGACAATGATTTTCCCGCCCTGATGCCGGATCCGCCTGCTCCGGACCTGGTCGGTTCCGGTCTGTACCAGACGAAACCGGCGATCGGCAAATGTGAGGTGATTCTCTACTCACCGGATCACACCGCCACTTTGCCGGAGTTACCAGTCTCCCATATTGAAAAATTGATCGACCTATGGACCAATCGGTTTGTGGAGCTGGAAAAAGATCCACACCATCAGTACATCCTCATCTTTGAAAATCGGGGGGAAGAAGTAGGGGTAACCATGCCTCATCCCCACGGCCAGATCTATGCTTATTCGCAAATGCCTCTAAAAATTGGGACGGAGTTGCACAATTGTCGCCGCCATTTTGAACGAACCGGCTCCTGTCTCCTCTGTGATATGAATCAGGAGGAGCGGGCATTCGGCAAGCGCATTATCGCTGAAAATGATGGATTTTCGGCTTACCTTCCTTTTTTTACGGATTACCCCTATGGTTTGTTTATCACCAGCAAGCGGCATCTGACAGGGTTGGATCAACTTACAGCCGCTGAGCGAACGGCATTAGCCTCGATATTGCGGGAGATGACGGGTGCATTTGATCAACTGTTTGAGCGCCCTTTTCCTTATATGATGGTGTTGCACCAACGCCCGGTCAACGGAGAAGACGTAGAGGAGCATTATCACTTTCATATCGAGTTTTATCCACCCCTCCGAGAAGCGGATAAATTGAAATATTACGCCTCTTCGGAGATGGGAGCATGGGCGGCTTGCAATCCCCATGCGGTAGAAGAGACGGCAGAACAGTTGCGGGCTGCGCATCAGCGCTTTATAGAGCGGGAAGGGGGATGA
- a CDS encoding phospho-sugar mutase, whose amino-acid sequence MQSVIDRWLHCPELDEEMKQQLLAYSDADKEDAFYRHLAFGTAGMRGLIGPGTNRINRFTVRRVTEGLAQMLSMQTQASEKGVAIAYDSRRFSQTFAQEAASHLAYHGIRVHLFPSLRPTPVLSFAVRHLQAAAGIMITASHNPAAYNGYKVYGEDGAQMPPDKVDTILHELKQIENELALDTGTWEEGIASGRIQIISSEVDQAYLDHVLSLSLRGKHPSHASLRVVFTPLHGTGTKPVEQALQALGFSRLETVKRQAIPDPAFTTVSSPNPEDPNAFSLALEQAEATDADLIIATDPDADRLGLLARGSDGRFHTFNGNQIGALLLDYLLKQRQAQGSLPPNGVVFKSIVTSELGRAIAAEYGVKTSDTLTGFKYIAEGIAEKEASGEDTFLFGYEESYGYLIGSFVRDKDAVQAAMMCCEMAAYHREQGRTLEQALADIDRQFGAYRESLFSFTFQGKAGVDRMQAIIEQFRTVPPHHIGGLTVERVRDFAKGLDGLPSADVLRFECNGDAWLAIRPSGTEPKIKFYFGTRATTKEEAEVLLKLMRQSVRDMIEAE is encoded by the coding sequence ATGCAATCCGTTATCGATCGCTGGCTTCACTGCCCGGAATTGGATGAAGAAATGAAACAGCAGTTGCTCGCCTACTCAGATGCGGATAAGGAAGATGCTTTTTATCGCCATCTCGCTTTTGGCACCGCTGGTATGCGCGGATTGATCGGTCCTGGAACCAATCGCATCAACCGCTTTACCGTACGCCGGGTAACCGAAGGATTGGCGCAAATGCTGTCCATGCAAACACAAGCATCGGAAAAAGGTGTTGCCATCGCCTACGATTCCCGCCGCTTTTCACAAACGTTTGCACAAGAAGCGGCTTCCCACTTGGCATACCACGGAATTCGCGTCCATCTATTTCCCTCTCTTCGCCCCACCCCTGTCCTCTCCTTTGCTGTGCGCCATCTGCAAGCTGCCGCCGGCATCATGATCACCGCCAGCCACAACCCCGCCGCATACAACGGCTACAAGGTATACGGAGAAGATGGGGCGCAAATGCCTCCAGACAAGGTGGACACTATTTTACACGAGCTAAAACAAATAGAGAATGAACTAGCCTTGGATACGGGAACATGGGAGGAGGGGATCGCCTCCGGAAGGATTCAGATTATCTCTTCCGAGGTAGACCAAGCCTATCTCGATCATGTGCTCTCCCTTTCCCTCAGGGGTAAGCACCCCAGCCACGCATCGCTGCGGGTGGTGTTTACCCCTCTTCACGGAACCGGTACAAAACCGGTGGAACAGGCTCTCCAAGCACTCGGCTTCTCCCGGTTGGAGACGGTAAAGCGGCAGGCGATACCCGATCCCGCCTTTACTACGGTTTCCTCTCCCAACCCGGAAGATCCCAACGCTTTTTCCCTAGCTTTAGAGCAAGCGGAGGCAACGGATGCGGATCTTATCATCGCTACCGACCCTGACGCCGATCGCCTCGGGTTATTGGCTCGTGGCTCCGATGGCCGCTTTCACACCTTTAACGGTAATCAGATCGGCGCATTGCTGCTGGATTACCTTTTAAAACAACGACAAGCACAGGGAAGCCTCCCGCCAAACGGCGTCGTCTTTAAATCGATCGTCACCTCAGAGTTGGGCCGTGCCATAGCGGCGGAATACGGGGTAAAAACCAGCGATACCCTGACCGGATTTAAATATATCGCCGAAGGAATCGCTGAAAAAGAGGCGAGCGGAGAAGACACCTTTCTATTTGGTTATGAGGAGAGTTACGGCTACCTGATCGGCAGTTTTGTCCGTGATAAAGATGCCGTCCAGGCGGCGATGATGTGCTGTGAGATGGCCGCCTATCACCGCGAACAGGGCCGGACATTGGAGCAAGCGCTGGCAGATATCGACCGTCAGTTCGGTGCCTATCGGGAATCACTTTTCTCCTTTACCTTTCAGGGAAAGGCGGGAGTGGATCGTATGCAAGCCATCATAGAGCAGTTTCGCACTGTACCGCCGCATCATATCGGCGGATTAACCGTGGAGCGGGTTCGCGACTTTGCCAAGGGCTTGGACGGGCTCCCCTCCGCCGATGTGCTTCGCTTTGAATGCAACGGGGACGCATGGCTGGCCATTCGCCCTTCTGGAACCGAGCCCAAGATTAAGTTTTATTTTGGGACACGCGCCACCACCAAGGAGGAAGCGGAAGTATTGCTAAAACTGATGCGCCAATCAGTTCGGGATATGATTGAAGCCGAATGA
- a CDS encoding DUF3179 domain-containing (seleno)protein yields the protein MLQPEEFDVKRIIRDNHFQPFLIDGTEPLQELVGRNRIKASDEILIVERAGIRMAFSLYQMTYHHVAQGEVAGQPFILAFCAICHGATSMVPVLDDGQLYHFSCIGIYNGMALLQDKETGSYWDHISGECLHGPKKGEMMELVPVEHITVERALKRWPDISIAFSKQPWHRRIILQPLMNFFGDRGLFPPYFRFSMGKKDTRLSDMVSGLGIYTKKKTKRFYTIQTIREAGGKLIDQVDGRPVTIALGPDGHPQATFDESEEKPMQLYCRWYGFAFTFPGCEIYGEPPELQK from the coding sequence GTGCTACAACCAGAGGAATTTGACGTCAAACGGATTATTCGCGATAACCATTTCCAACCCTTTCTCATCGACGGTACCGAACCGTTACAAGAACTGGTCGGTCGCAACCGCATAAAAGCGAGTGATGAAATCTTAATTGTGGAACGTGCAGGGATTAGGATGGCATTTTCCCTCTATCAGATGACTTACCATCACGTTGCACAAGGGGAAGTGGCAGGGCAACCGTTTATTCTGGCGTTCTGCGCGATTTGCCATGGCGCTACATCGATGGTTCCTGTGTTGGATGATGGTCAGTTGTACCACTTTTCCTGCATTGGGATTTATAATGGGATGGCACTACTTCAGGATAAAGAGACTGGTTCCTATTGGGATCATATTTCCGGAGAATGTCTACACGGGCCGAAAAAAGGGGAAATGATGGAGTTGGTCCCTGTGGAACACATTACGGTGGAACGGGCACTAAAACGTTGGCCTGATATTTCGATTGCCTTTTCAAAACAGCCGTGGCATCGTCGGATCATTTTGCAGCCGCTGATGAACTTTTTCGGCGATCGTGGGCTTTTCCCACCCTATTTTCGCTTTTCCATGGGCAAAAAAGATACGCGGTTATCCGATATGGTAAGCGGATTGGGCATTTATACGAAAAAGAAAACCAAGCGATTTTATACGATTCAAACCATCCGGGAAGCAGGTGGGAAACTGATCGATCAGGTTGATGGTCGGCCGGTTACGATCGCGCTCGGACCCGACGGTCATCCTCAAGCGACATTTGATGAATCAGAAGAGAAACCAATGCAACTCTATTGCCGTTGGTATGGTTTTGCGTTTACGTTTCCCGGTTGTGAAATATATGGAGAGCCGCCTGAACTACAAAAGTAA
- a CDS encoding GNAT family N-acetyltransferase — MIWQKNQLLIREVVVNDVPILTKWLSDERILIFYKGRDQPYDKEKVQNEFLTFTKGMIRCMVEWEGKAIGYLQFYQVDEDSLRKYGYRPQDRVWGMDQVIGEPDYWNRGIGTVLVQAAVRYLVAEKGARFVIMDPQVRNTRAIRCYEKCGLKKVQMLPRHKKHEGVWQHCWLMELESESLS; from the coding sequence ATGATATGGCAAAAGAATCAGCTCTTGATCCGAGAAGTGGTGGTAAATGATGTACCGATTTTGACTAAATGGTTGTCTGATGAACGAATTCTAATTTTTTACAAGGGTAGAGATCAACCCTATGATAAAGAAAAAGTTCAAAATGAATTTCTTACGTTCACAAAAGGGATGATTCGTTGTATGGTGGAGTGGGAGGGAAAAGCAATCGGTTACCTCCAGTTTTACCAAGTGGATGAGGATTCTTTGCGAAAATATGGTTATCGCCCACAAGATCGCGTCTGGGGAATGGATCAGGTTATCGGCGAACCGGATTATTGGAATCGGGGAATTGGAACGGTACTGGTACAAGCGGCGGTCCGCTATTTGGTGGCGGAGAAGGGGGCACGGTTTGTCATTATGGATCCCCAAGTCCGTAATACTCGGGCGATTCGGTGTTATGAAAAATGCGGCTTAAAAAAGGTACAGATGTTGCCTCGACATAAGAAGCATGAAGGGGTATGGCAGCATTGCTGGCTGATGGAGTTAGAAAGCGAGTCTTTATCCTAG
- a CDS encoding glucose-6-phosphate isomerase — MNNRLRFDHTTALPFIGEHELEQMEASVLTAHDQLYQGSGAGSDYLGWIDLPTAYNREEFARIRQAADRIRTDSDALIVIGIGGSYLGARAAIEMLTHPFHNQLSADERQGPAIYFAGHHISSTYLSHLLSHLEGKRVSVNVISKSGTTTEPAIAFRIIKAWMEKQYGKEEANQRIYATTDRAKGALKQLADAEKYETFVIPDDVGGRYSVLTAVGLLPIAVAGIDVEALMKGAADAADTYRKTSLSENDAYRYAAVRNVLYNKGKTIELLVNYEPSLQTFSEWWKQLFGESEGKDYKGIYPASVNFTTDLHSMGQYIQEGRRDLFETVVRVDRPAKSLTIPGDTANLDGLNYLAGRTMDDVNHKAFQGTLLAHTDGGVPNLVVNVPEATPYHLGELVYFFEKACGISGYLMGVNPFDQPGVEAYKKNMFALLGKPGFEEEQERLIRRLEK, encoded by the coding sequence TTGAATAACCGACTACGATTTGACCATACGACAGCACTACCCTTTATCGGTGAACACGAGCTGGAACAAATGGAAGCCAGTGTGTTGACAGCCCATGACCAATTGTACCAGGGAAGTGGGGCAGGTAGCGACTATTTAGGGTGGATCGATCTGCCGACGGCCTATAACCGAGAAGAATTTGCCCGTATTCGGCAGGCGGCAGACCGGATTCGTACGGATTCTGACGCTTTGATCGTGATCGGGATTGGCGGTTCCTATCTTGGTGCTCGCGCGGCGATTGAGATGCTGACACATCCTTTTCATAATCAATTGTCGGCGGATGAACGGCAAGGTCCAGCCATCTACTTTGCTGGCCATCATATCAGTTCCACCTATCTCTCCCATCTGTTGAGCCATTTGGAAGGAAAGCGGGTTAGTGTTAATGTGATCTCTAAATCCGGCACCACCACTGAACCTGCGATTGCCTTTCGCATCATCAAAGCTTGGATGGAAAAGCAATACGGCAAAGAAGAAGCAAATCAACGGATCTACGCCACGACAGATCGAGCCAAAGGCGCTTTAAAGCAGTTGGCCGACGCAGAAAAGTATGAGACCTTTGTTATTCCCGACGATGTAGGTGGCCGTTACTCCGTCTTGACCGCTGTGGGATTGTTGCCGATCGCAGTAGCCGGGATTGATGTGGAGGCCTTGATGAAAGGGGCTGCCGACGCCGCCGATACCTACCGCAAAACAAGCTTGTCGGAGAATGATGCTTATCGTTATGCGGCAGTACGTAATGTCCTATACAACAAAGGGAAGACGATTGAGCTCTTGGTCAACTATGAGCCTTCACTTCAAACCTTCTCGGAATGGTGGAAGCAGCTGTTTGGCGAGAGTGAAGGAAAAGATTACAAAGGAATATATCCCGCTTCGGTCAATTTTACCACCGATTTACACTCCATGGGGCAGTACATTCAAGAGGGGCGGCGGGATCTGTTTGAAACGGTGGTTCGAGTGGATCGACCCGCTAAATCTCTCACGATTCCCGGAGATACGGCTAACCTGGATGGTTTAAACTATTTGGCGGGTCGTACGATGGACGATGTGAATCACAAGGCATTCCAAGGAACGCTTCTGGCTCATACGGATGGTGGTGTGCCCAACTTAGTGGTTAACGTTCCGGAAGCCACCCCTTATCATTTGGGGGAGTTGGTCTATTTCTTTGAAAAAGCGTGTGGAATCAGCGGTTATCTAATGGGTGTCAATCCCTTTGATCAGCCAGGTGTAGAAGCGTACAAGAAAAATATGTTCGCCCTCCTTGGCAAGCCCGGTTTTGAGGAAGAACAAGAGCGGCTGATTAGGCGCTTGGAAAAATAG